One genomic segment of Occultella kanbiaonis includes these proteins:
- a CDS encoding uroporphyrinogen-III synthase: MAGCTVLITADRRSAELAAALTRRGAQVRHAPALSILSNVDDEQLIADTRELVEHAPDVVVVTTGIGFRGWIEAADAHGIADDLLAVLAGSRIVARGPKARGAIQAAGLQADWVAESETSGEIADVLLGEGVAGLRVAVQHHGAGADGLDAVFAEAGADVQSLIVYRWGPAPDPDAVRASARAAAAGEIDAVVFTSAPGAEAWLSAAEAEGVGPQIVARFVSGSMIAAAVGPITAKPLEHRGITTLQPERGRLGALVRALVSHYEQAETLALCTVVGMLQIRSRVAVLDGQVLPLSPSGVEVLRLLAGGGVVSREAVLAVLPGDSTDPHAAEVAIARLREAAGRGLIKTVVKRGYRLELA, translated from the coding sequence CCCGGCGTGGCGCGCAGGTGCGGCACGCGCCCGCGCTGAGCATCCTGTCCAACGTCGACGACGAGCAGCTCATCGCGGACACCCGGGAGCTGGTCGAACACGCCCCGGACGTCGTGGTCGTCACCACCGGGATCGGGTTCCGCGGCTGGATCGAGGCCGCGGACGCGCACGGCATCGCCGATGACCTGCTGGCCGTGCTCGCGGGCTCGCGCATCGTGGCCCGCGGCCCGAAGGCCCGCGGCGCCATCCAGGCGGCCGGGCTGCAGGCCGACTGGGTCGCCGAGTCCGAGACCTCCGGGGAGATCGCCGACGTCCTCCTCGGCGAGGGCGTGGCCGGGCTCCGGGTGGCCGTGCAGCACCACGGCGCCGGCGCCGACGGGCTGGACGCCGTGTTCGCGGAGGCCGGCGCGGACGTGCAGAGCCTGATCGTCTACCGCTGGGGACCTGCTCCGGATCCCGACGCGGTGCGGGCCTCCGCCCGCGCCGCAGCGGCCGGGGAGATCGATGCGGTCGTGTTCACCTCCGCGCCCGGCGCGGAGGCCTGGCTGTCCGCCGCCGAGGCGGAAGGGGTCGGCCCGCAGATTGTGGCGCGCTTCGTCTCGGGGTCGATGATCGCGGCGGCAGTGGGCCCGATCACGGCCAAGCCGCTGGAGCACCGCGGGATCACCACCCTGCAGCCCGAACGCGGCCGCCTCGGCGCGCTCGTGCGGGCCCTGGTGAGCCACTACGAACAGGCCGAGACCCTCGCGCTGTGCACGGTCGTCGGGATGCTCCAGATCCGCTCCCGGGTCGCCGTCCTCGACGGCCAGGTGCTCCCGCTCTCACCGAGCGGGGTCGAGGTGCTGCGCCTGCTCGCCGGCGGCGGCGTGGTGTCCCGCGAGGCGGTCCTGGCCGTGCTGCCGGGCGACTCCACCGACCCGCACGCCGCCGAGGTGGCCATCGCCCGCCTGCGCGAGGCGGCCGGGCGGGGCCTGATCAAGACGGTGGTCAAGCGGGGGTACCGGCTCGAACTCGCCTGA
- the cobA gene encoding uroporphyrinogen-III C-methyltransferase — translation MLIETQVDGLPVLVLGSGEQAARLERRYAAAGASVRTASMPDGVTPAALDGVALVVVGLDPAEVSADWEHALARVARTHLISREPGPPAGQVTLVGGGPGADDLLTIAAVHALAAADVILFDRLAPTDHLADLAPGAELIDVGKRPGHHPLGQAEIEELMIARAAAGQRVVRLKGGDPFVFGRGAEELAAARAAGVPARLVPGISASIAVPAAAGIPVTYRDLSHHFTVISGHHPLSDDEHAHLARALTLGGTVVVLMGVGTLPHLLAGLLRAGLARETPVAAIERGYTPDQASTVSSVGDAVAEATLAGISSPAVIVLGDVVRVGG, via the coding sequence ATGCTGATCGAGACCCAGGTCGACGGCCTGCCCGTGCTCGTGCTGGGCTCCGGCGAACAGGCCGCGCGCCTCGAGCGCCGCTACGCCGCTGCGGGCGCCTCCGTGCGCACCGCGTCGATGCCCGACGGCGTCACGCCCGCCGCGCTCGACGGCGTCGCTCTCGTGGTGGTCGGGCTGGACCCGGCCGAGGTCTCGGCGGACTGGGAGCACGCGCTCGCCAGGGTCGCCCGCACGCACCTGATCAGCCGTGAGCCCGGTCCCCCGGCCGGGCAGGTGACCCTCGTCGGAGGCGGTCCTGGTGCCGACGACCTGCTCACCATTGCCGCCGTGCACGCCCTGGCTGCCGCGGATGTGATCCTGTTCGACCGGCTCGCGCCCACCGATCACCTGGCCGATCTCGCTCCCGGCGCGGAGCTGATCGACGTCGGCAAACGGCCGGGCCATCACCCGCTGGGGCAGGCCGAGATCGAGGAGCTGATGATCGCCCGGGCCGCCGCCGGGCAGCGGGTGGTCCGGCTCAAGGGCGGGGACCCGTTCGTGTTCGGCCGCGGCGCCGAGGAGCTCGCGGCCGCGCGGGCCGCCGGGGTCCCGGCGCGGCTGGTCCCCGGGATCAGCGCGTCGATCGCCGTGCCGGCGGCGGCTGGGATCCCGGTGACCTACCGCGACCTCTCGCACCACTTCACCGTGATCTCCGGCCACCACCCCCTCTCCGACGACGAGCACGCCCACCTGGCCCGAGCGCTGACCCTCGGTGGGACCGTCGTGGTCCTGATGGGCGTCGGCACCCTGCCGCACCTGCTCGCCGGGCTGCTCCGGGCCGGCCTCGCCCGCGAGACCCCGGTCGCGGCGATCGAGCGCGGGTACACCCCGGACCAGGCGAGCACCGTGAGCAGCGTCGGGGACGCCGTCGCCGAGGCGACCCTCGCCGGGATCTCCTCCCCCGCCGTCATCGTGCTCGGGGACGTGGTCCGGGTCGGCGGCTGA
- the fgd gene encoding glucose-6-phosphate dehydrogenase (coenzyme-F420): MLPLKLGYKASAEQFAPRELVELAVAAEAHGMESVAVSDHFQPWRHDGGHAPFSLAWMAAVGERTSTVQIGTSVLTPTFRYNPAVIAQAFATMGVLYPGRIMLGVGSGEALNEIATGFRGAGEQDWPEFKERFARLREAVRLMRELWSSDRVDFEGEYYSTHGASIYDRPDGGIPVYIAAGGPMVARYVGRAGDGFICTSGKGWDLYTEKLIPAVAEGAAKAERDPETIDRMIEIKISYDTDPEAALENTRFWSPLSLSAEQKHSIHDPIEMERAADALPIETIAGRWIVASDPDEAAEKVLEYRRAGFNHLVFHAPGHDQRRFLDLFERDLAPRLRAHG; the protein is encoded by the coding sequence ATGCTGCCCCTGAAGCTCGGTTACAAGGCCTCGGCCGAACAGTTCGCCCCGCGGGAGCTGGTCGAGCTCGCGGTCGCCGCGGAGGCGCACGGGATGGAGAGCGTCGCCGTCAGCGACCACTTCCAGCCGTGGCGCCACGACGGCGGGCACGCCCCGTTCTCGCTCGCGTGGATGGCGGCCGTCGGTGAGCGGACCTCCACCGTGCAGATCGGCACGTCCGTGCTCACCCCGACGTTCCGGTACAACCCCGCCGTGATCGCGCAGGCGTTCGCGACCATGGGGGTGCTCTACCCGGGCCGGATCATGCTCGGCGTCGGCTCCGGTGAGGCGCTGAACGAGATCGCCACCGGCTTCCGCGGCGCCGGCGAGCAGGACTGGCCGGAGTTCAAGGAGCGGTTCGCCCGGCTGCGCGAGGCGGTCCGCCTGATGCGCGAGCTGTGGTCCTCCGACCGGGTCGACTTCGAGGGCGAATACTACTCCACGCATGGGGCGAGCATCTACGACCGGCCCGACGGCGGCATCCCCGTCTACATCGCGGCCGGCGGCCCGATGGTGGCCCGGTACGTGGGCCGCGCCGGGGACGGGTTCATCTGCACCTCGGGCAAGGGCTGGGACCTGTACACCGAGAAGCTCATCCCGGCGGTCGCCGAGGGCGCGGCGAAGGCCGAGCGGGACCCGGAGACGATCGACCGGATGATCGAGATCAAGATCTCCTACGACACCGACCCCGAGGCGGCGCTGGAGAACACCCGGTTCTGGTCGCCGCTGTCGCTGAGCGCGGAGCAGAAGCACTCGATCCACGACCCCATCGAGATGGAGCGGGCTGCGGACGCCCTGCCGATCGAGACGATCGCCGGCCGGTGGATCGTGGCCTCCGACCCGGACGAGGCGGCCGAGAAGGTGCTCGAGTACCGCCGGGCCGGGTTCAACCACCTCGTCTTCCACGCGCCCGGCCACGACCAGCGCCGGTTCCTGGATCTGTTCGAGCGAGACCTCGCGCCGCGGCTGCGCGCGCACGGCTGA
- a CDS encoding zinc-binding dehydrogenase yields MDAIRLHAFGPPENLVLDEVPDPEPGVGQVLIAGRAHGVHLLDTTLRRGEPGPLPLPALPTIPGREVAGSVAAVGSGVDPALVGRRVAAHLGAVPDGGGYARLVVAPLEVLHPIPDGLSEAVAVAMIGTGRMATIVLDAARLGPEDRVVITAAAGGLGNLFVQAALRADARVVALVGGRAKADRLAGALGDVDTAALTVLDYRADGWLDEARTALGDGGATVAFDGVGGASGTAAASLLASGGRLVGYGWASGAATDVPADAPYTVVPIVGPGAKPITDIHERQQRALALAAAGTWRPLIHEVPFAEAARAHRDLESRATTGKVVLV; encoded by the coding sequence ATGGACGCCATCCGCCTGCACGCCTTCGGCCCACCCGAGAACCTCGTCCTGGACGAGGTCCCCGACCCCGAGCCGGGCGTCGGCCAGGTGTTGATCGCCGGGCGCGCGCACGGCGTGCACCTGCTCGACACGACGCTGCGCCGCGGCGAGCCCGGCCCACTGCCGCTGCCGGCTCTGCCGACGATCCCGGGCCGCGAGGTCGCCGGCTCCGTCGCCGCCGTCGGGTCCGGGGTGGACCCGGCCTTGGTCGGTCGCCGGGTCGCCGCGCACCTGGGCGCGGTGCCCGACGGCGGAGGTTACGCCAGGCTCGTCGTGGCACCGCTCGAGGTGCTGCACCCGATCCCCGACGGGCTCTCGGAGGCCGTGGCGGTCGCCATGATCGGCACCGGCCGGATGGCCACGATCGTGCTCGACGCCGCTCGACTCGGGCCCGAGGACAGGGTGGTCATCACCGCGGCGGCCGGTGGGTTGGGCAACCTGTTCGTGCAGGCCGCGCTGCGGGCCGACGCCCGGGTGGTCGCACTCGTCGGTGGGCGGGCGAAGGCGGACCGACTCGCCGGGGCGCTCGGCGACGTGGACACGGCCGCCCTCACCGTCCTCGACTACCGCGCCGATGGCTGGCTCGACGAGGCCCGCACGGCGCTCGGCGACGGCGGCGCGACCGTCGCGTTCGACGGCGTCGGCGGCGCATCGGGCACTGCGGCGGCGTCCCTACTCGCCTCAGGTGGCCGCCTGGTCGGCTACGGCTGGGCCTCCGGCGCCGCGACCGATGTCCCGGCCGACGCCCCCTACACGGTGGTGCCGATCGTCGGACCCGGCGCGAAGCCGATCACGGACATCCACGAACGCCAGCAACGCGCCCTGGCCCTCGCGGCCGCCGGCACGTGGCGTCCGCTGATCCACGAGGTCCCGTTCGCCGAGGCCGCCCGTGCCCACCGCGACCTCGAGTCCCGCGCCACCACCGGCAAGGTCGTCCTGGTCTGA